From a region of the Canis lupus dingo isolate Sandy chromosome 5, ASM325472v2, whole genome shotgun sequence genome:
- the LOC112669110 gene encoding neuferricin, translating into MRRLGGRGLLLGLAAAAAAAAARWLGWWSDRAGLRLFVPEELARYRGGPGAPGLYLALLGRVYDVSPGRRHYEPGAHYSGFAGRDASRAFVTGDYSEAGLVDDVSDLSFSEVLTLQNWLSFYEKNYELVGRVIGRFYGEDGLPTPTLTRVEAVMARGAEAGQRALQEKQKFPPCNAEWSSGRGSRLWCSTESGGVSRDWVGVPRKLYRPGAKEPHCVCVRTTGPPSDQAPGLTAHANRGDLDNPGLGEYAGCPPLAVACSFPL; encoded by the exons ATGCGGCGGCTCGGCGGCCGCGGACTCCTGCTGggcctggcggcggcggcggcggcggcggcggcacggTGGCTGGGCTGGTGGAGCGACCGCGCTGGGCTTCGCCTGTTCGTGCCCGAGGAGCTGGCCCGCTAccgcggcggccccggggccccgggtcTCTACTTGGCGTTGCTTGGCCGCGTGTACGATGTGTCCCCCGGCCGGAGGCATTACGAGCCCGGGGCCCACTATAGCGGCTTCGCAG GCCGAGATGCGTCCCGGGCATTTGTGACTGGGGACTACTCTGAAGCAGGCCTGGTGGACGATGTGTCTGATTTGTCATTTTCGGAGGTGCTGACACTTCAGAATTGGCTTTCATTCTATGAGAAGAATTATGAATTGGTTG GCAGGGTGATAGGAAGGTTCTATGGAGAGGACGGCCTCCCGACCCCAACCCTGACCCGGGTGGAAGCCGTGATGGCCCGGGGCGCAGAGGCAGGCCAGCGGGCGCTGCAGGAGAAGCAAAAGTTCCCCCCGTGCAACGCGGAGTGGAGCTCGGGCAGGGGCAGCCGGCTCTGGTGCTCCACGGAGAG cGGAGGCGTGAGCAGAGATTGGGTCGGTGTTCCCAGGAAGCTGTACAGGCCAGGTGCCAAGGAGCCGCACTGTGTGTGCGTAAGAACAACTGGACCTCCGAGTGACCAGGCGCCGGGCCTCACTGCACACGCAAATCGTGGGGACCTGGACAACCCTGGCCTGGGGGAGTATGCAGGCTGCCCACCCCTGGCCGTCGCATGCTCCTTCCCGCTGTGA